In Passer domesticus isolate bPasDom1 chromosome 12, bPasDom1.hap1, whole genome shotgun sequence, the following proteins share a genomic window:
- the CTCF gene encoding transcriptional repressor CTCF isoform X2 — MKRTNQSRQKCSSVKNINEGEMEGEAVDAIVEESETFIKGKERKTYQRRREGGQEDDACHIPPNQADGSEVVQDVSSGVQMVMMDQLDPTLLQMKTEVMEGAVPQETEATVDDTQIITLQVVNMEEQPINLGELQLVQVPVPVTVPVATTSVEELQGAYENEVSKGGLQEGEPMICHTLPLPEGFQVVKVGANGEVETLEQGELQPQEDPNWQKDPDYQPPAKKTKKNKKSKLRYTEEGKDVDVSVYDFEEEQQEGLLSEVNAEKVVGNMKPPKPTKIKKKGVKKTFQCELCSYTCPRRSNLDRHMKSHTDERPHKCHLCGRAFRTVTLLRNHLNTHTGTRPHKCPDCDMAFVTSGELVRHRRYKHTHEKPFKCSMCDYASVEVSKLKRHIRSHTGERPFQCSLCSYASRDTYKLKRHMRTHSGEKPYECYICHARFTQSGTMKMHILQKHTENVAKFHCPHCDTVIARKSDLGVHLRKQHSYIEQGKKCRYCDAVFHERYALIQHQKSHKNEKRFKCDQCDYACRQERHMVMHKRTHTGEKPYACSHCDKTFRQKQLLDMHFKRYHDPNFVPAAFVCSKCGKTFTRRNTMARHADNCSGLDGGEGENGGETKKGKRGRKRKMRSKKEDSSDSEENAEPDLDDNEDEEETAVEIEAEPEVEQEAPAPPPSKKRRGRPPGKTAAQPKQSQPAAIIQVEDQNTGEIENIIVEVKKEPDAETAEEEEEAQPAVVEAPNGDLTPEMILSMMDR, encoded by the exons ATGAAGAGAACAAATCAGTCCAGGCAGAAGTGCAGCAGCGTCAAGAACATAAAT GAAGGTGAAATGGAAGGTGAGGCAGTCGACGCTATTGTGGAGGAATCAGAAACTTTCATTaagggaaaagagaggaaaacctATCAAAGACGCCgtgaaggtgggcaggaggaTGATGCTTGTCATATACCACCAAACCAAGCAGATGGAAGTGAAGTGGtgcaggatgtcagcagtggaGTGCAGATGGTGATGATGGATCAGCTGGATCCAACTCTTCTTCAAATGAAGACCGAAGTCATGGAAGGTGCAGTGCCTCAAGAAACTGAGGCTACTGTGGATGACACACAGATCATAACACTTCAGGTTGTTAATATGGAAGAGCAGCCTATAAACCTTGGTGAGCTTCAGCTGGTCCAAGTACCTGTTCCAGTGACTGTACCTGTTGCCACCACGTCTGTGGAAGAACTGCAGGGAGCTTATGAAAATGAGGTTTCCAAAGGAGGCCTGCAGGAGGGGGAGCCCATGATCTGTCACACCCTCCCTTTACCAGAAGGCTTCCAAGTTGTGAAAGTGGGTGCAAACGGTGAGGTGGAGACACTGGAACAAGGTGAACTTCAGCCACAGGAAGATCCCAATTGGCAAAAAGATCCAGACTATCAGCCACCAgccaaaaaaacaaagaaaaacaaaaagagtaAACTTCGCTACACTGAGGAAGGCAAAGATGTGGATGTCTCTGTATATGACTTtgaagaggagcagcaggagggttTGTTGTCCGAGGTTAATGCAGAAAAGGTGGTGGGCAATATGAAGccaccaaaaccaacaaaaattaaaaagaaag GTGTAAAGAAGACATTCCAGTGCGAGCTGTGCAGTTACACTTGTCCGCGTCGTTCCAACCTGGACCGCCACATGAAGAGCCACACCGATGAAAGACCACACAAGTGCCATCTCTGTGGCAGGGCTTTCCGGACAGTCACATTGCTGAGGAACCACCTCAACACTCACACAG GTACTCGCCCTCACAAGTGCCCAGACTGCGACATGGCCTTTGTGACCAGTGGAGAGTTGGTTCGGCATCGCCGCTACAAACACACCCACGAGAAACCATTCAAATGTTCCATGTGTGACTATGCCAGTGTGGAG GTTAGCAAATTGAAACGCCACATCCGCTCGCACACCGGGGAGCGCCCGTTCCAGTGCAGCCTGTGCAGCTATGCCAGCAGAGACACCTACAAACTGAAGAGGCACATGAGGACCCACTCCG gagAGAAGCCATATGAATGTTACATCTGCCACGCTCGCTTCACTCAGAGCGGTACCATGAAGATGCACATTTTGCAGAAGCACACGGAGAATGTGGCCAAATTCCACTGTCCTCACTGTGATACTGTTATAGCAAGAAAGAGTGACCTGG GTGTCCACTTGCGGAAGCAGCATTCCTACATTGAGCAGGGCAAGAAGTGTCGCTACTGTGACGCTGTGTTCCATGAGAGGTATGCCCTCATCCAGCATCAAAAGTCCCACAAGAACGAGAAGCGCTTCAAGTGTGACCAGTGTGACTATGCCTGCAGACAG GAGCGGCACATGGTCATGCACAAACGGACCCATACTGGAGAAAAGCCTTATGCCTGTAGCCATTGTGATAAAACCTTCCGCCAGAAGCAGCTCCTCGACATGCACTTCAAGAGATACCACGATCCCAACTTTGTCCCTGCTGCCTTTGTCTGCTCCAAGTGTGGCAAAACATTCACTCGCAGG AACACAATGGCCAGACATGCTGATAACTGCTCTGGCCTAGATGGTGGGGAAGGAGAGAACGGAGGAGAGACAAAGAAAGGCAAACGTGGCCGGAAGAGAAAGATGCGTTCCAAGAAAGAAGATTCTTCTGATAGTG AGGAAAATGCTGAACCAGATTTGGATGATAATGAAGATGAGGAGGAGACAGCAGTAGAAATTGAGGCTGAACCAGAAGTTGAGCAAGAGGCTCCTGCACCACCTCCCAGtaagaaaagaagaggaagaccACCAGGCAAAACTGCTGCACAACCAAAACAATCCCAGC CTGCAGCAATCATTCAGGTTGAAGACCAGAACACTGGTGAAATTGAAAACATTATAGTTGAAGTGAAGAAAGAACCTGATGCAGAAacagcagaggaagaggaggaagctCAGCCTGCTGTAGTGGAAGCTCCCAATGGAGACCTCACCCCTGAGATGATTCTCAGCATGATGGACCGGTGA
- the CTCF gene encoding transcriptional repressor CTCF isoform X1, translating to MKRTNQSRQKCSSVKNINQEGEMEGEAVDAIVEESETFIKGKERKTYQRRREGGQEDDACHIPPNQADGSEVVQDVSSGVQMVMMDQLDPTLLQMKTEVMEGAVPQETEATVDDTQIITLQVVNMEEQPINLGELQLVQVPVPVTVPVATTSVEELQGAYENEVSKGGLQEGEPMICHTLPLPEGFQVVKVGANGEVETLEQGELQPQEDPNWQKDPDYQPPAKKTKKNKKSKLRYTEEGKDVDVSVYDFEEEQQEGLLSEVNAEKVVGNMKPPKPTKIKKKGVKKTFQCELCSYTCPRRSNLDRHMKSHTDERPHKCHLCGRAFRTVTLLRNHLNTHTGTRPHKCPDCDMAFVTSGELVRHRRYKHTHEKPFKCSMCDYASVEVSKLKRHIRSHTGERPFQCSLCSYASRDTYKLKRHMRTHSGEKPYECYICHARFTQSGTMKMHILQKHTENVAKFHCPHCDTVIARKSDLGVHLRKQHSYIEQGKKCRYCDAVFHERYALIQHQKSHKNEKRFKCDQCDYACRQERHMVMHKRTHTGEKPYACSHCDKTFRQKQLLDMHFKRYHDPNFVPAAFVCSKCGKTFTRRNTMARHADNCSGLDGGEGENGGETKKGKRGRKRKMRSKKEDSSDSEENAEPDLDDNEDEEETAVEIEAEPEVEQEAPAPPPSKKRRGRPPGKTAAQPKQSQPAAIIQVEDQNTGEIENIIVEVKKEPDAETAEEEEEAQPAVVEAPNGDLTPEMILSMMDR from the exons ATGAAGAGAACAAATCAGTCCAGGCAGAAGTGCAGCAGCGTCAAGAACATAAAT CAGGAAGGTGAAATGGAAGGTGAGGCAGTCGACGCTATTGTGGAGGAATCAGAAACTTTCATTaagggaaaagagaggaaaacctATCAAAGACGCCgtgaaggtgggcaggaggaTGATGCTTGTCATATACCACCAAACCAAGCAGATGGAAGTGAAGTGGtgcaggatgtcagcagtggaGTGCAGATGGTGATGATGGATCAGCTGGATCCAACTCTTCTTCAAATGAAGACCGAAGTCATGGAAGGTGCAGTGCCTCAAGAAACTGAGGCTACTGTGGATGACACACAGATCATAACACTTCAGGTTGTTAATATGGAAGAGCAGCCTATAAACCTTGGTGAGCTTCAGCTGGTCCAAGTACCTGTTCCAGTGACTGTACCTGTTGCCACCACGTCTGTGGAAGAACTGCAGGGAGCTTATGAAAATGAGGTTTCCAAAGGAGGCCTGCAGGAGGGGGAGCCCATGATCTGTCACACCCTCCCTTTACCAGAAGGCTTCCAAGTTGTGAAAGTGGGTGCAAACGGTGAGGTGGAGACACTGGAACAAGGTGAACTTCAGCCACAGGAAGATCCCAATTGGCAAAAAGATCCAGACTATCAGCCACCAgccaaaaaaacaaagaaaaacaaaaagagtaAACTTCGCTACACTGAGGAAGGCAAAGATGTGGATGTCTCTGTATATGACTTtgaagaggagcagcaggagggttTGTTGTCCGAGGTTAATGCAGAAAAGGTGGTGGGCAATATGAAGccaccaaaaccaacaaaaattaaaaagaaag GTGTAAAGAAGACATTCCAGTGCGAGCTGTGCAGTTACACTTGTCCGCGTCGTTCCAACCTGGACCGCCACATGAAGAGCCACACCGATGAAAGACCACACAAGTGCCATCTCTGTGGCAGGGCTTTCCGGACAGTCACATTGCTGAGGAACCACCTCAACACTCACACAG GTACTCGCCCTCACAAGTGCCCAGACTGCGACATGGCCTTTGTGACCAGTGGAGAGTTGGTTCGGCATCGCCGCTACAAACACACCCACGAGAAACCATTCAAATGTTCCATGTGTGACTATGCCAGTGTGGAG GTTAGCAAATTGAAACGCCACATCCGCTCGCACACCGGGGAGCGCCCGTTCCAGTGCAGCCTGTGCAGCTATGCCAGCAGAGACACCTACAAACTGAAGAGGCACATGAGGACCCACTCCG gagAGAAGCCATATGAATGTTACATCTGCCACGCTCGCTTCACTCAGAGCGGTACCATGAAGATGCACATTTTGCAGAAGCACACGGAGAATGTGGCCAAATTCCACTGTCCTCACTGTGATACTGTTATAGCAAGAAAGAGTGACCTGG GTGTCCACTTGCGGAAGCAGCATTCCTACATTGAGCAGGGCAAGAAGTGTCGCTACTGTGACGCTGTGTTCCATGAGAGGTATGCCCTCATCCAGCATCAAAAGTCCCACAAGAACGAGAAGCGCTTCAAGTGTGACCAGTGTGACTATGCCTGCAGACAG GAGCGGCACATGGTCATGCACAAACGGACCCATACTGGAGAAAAGCCTTATGCCTGTAGCCATTGTGATAAAACCTTCCGCCAGAAGCAGCTCCTCGACATGCACTTCAAGAGATACCACGATCCCAACTTTGTCCCTGCTGCCTTTGTCTGCTCCAAGTGTGGCAAAACATTCACTCGCAGG AACACAATGGCCAGACATGCTGATAACTGCTCTGGCCTAGATGGTGGGGAAGGAGAGAACGGAGGAGAGACAAAGAAAGGCAAACGTGGCCGGAAGAGAAAGATGCGTTCCAAGAAAGAAGATTCTTCTGATAGTG AGGAAAATGCTGAACCAGATTTGGATGATAATGAAGATGAGGAGGAGACAGCAGTAGAAATTGAGGCTGAACCAGAAGTTGAGCAAGAGGCTCCTGCACCACCTCCCAGtaagaaaagaagaggaagaccACCAGGCAAAACTGCTGCACAACCAAAACAATCCCAGC CTGCAGCAATCATTCAGGTTGAAGACCAGAACACTGGTGAAATTGAAAACATTATAGTTGAAGTGAAGAAAGAACCTGATGCAGAAacagcagaggaagaggaggaagctCAGCCTGCTGTAGTGGAAGCTCCCAATGGAGACCTCACCCCTGAGATGATTCTCAGCATGATGGACCGGTGA
- the CTCF gene encoding transcriptional repressor CTCF isoform X3, with translation MEGEAVDAIVEESETFIKGKERKTYQRRREGGQEDDACHIPPNQADGSEVVQDVSSGVQMVMMDQLDPTLLQMKTEVMEGAVPQETEATVDDTQIITLQVVNMEEQPINLGELQLVQVPVPVTVPVATTSVEELQGAYENEVSKGGLQEGEPMICHTLPLPEGFQVVKVGANGEVETLEQGELQPQEDPNWQKDPDYQPPAKKTKKNKKSKLRYTEEGKDVDVSVYDFEEEQQEGLLSEVNAEKVVGNMKPPKPTKIKKKGVKKTFQCELCSYTCPRRSNLDRHMKSHTDERPHKCHLCGRAFRTVTLLRNHLNTHTGTRPHKCPDCDMAFVTSGELVRHRRYKHTHEKPFKCSMCDYASVEVSKLKRHIRSHTGERPFQCSLCSYASRDTYKLKRHMRTHSGEKPYECYICHARFTQSGTMKMHILQKHTENVAKFHCPHCDTVIARKSDLGVHLRKQHSYIEQGKKCRYCDAVFHERYALIQHQKSHKNEKRFKCDQCDYACRQERHMVMHKRTHTGEKPYACSHCDKTFRQKQLLDMHFKRYHDPNFVPAAFVCSKCGKTFTRRNTMARHADNCSGLDGGEGENGGETKKGKRGRKRKMRSKKEDSSDSEENAEPDLDDNEDEEETAVEIEAEPEVEQEAPAPPPSKKRRGRPPGKTAAQPKQSQPAAIIQVEDQNTGEIENIIVEVKKEPDAETAEEEEEAQPAVVEAPNGDLTPEMILSMMDR, from the exons ATGGAAGGTGAGGCAGTCGACGCTATTGTGGAGGAATCAGAAACTTTCATTaagggaaaagagaggaaaacctATCAAAGACGCCgtgaaggtgggcaggaggaTGATGCTTGTCATATACCACCAAACCAAGCAGATGGAAGTGAAGTGGtgcaggatgtcagcagtggaGTGCAGATGGTGATGATGGATCAGCTGGATCCAACTCTTCTTCAAATGAAGACCGAAGTCATGGAAGGTGCAGTGCCTCAAGAAACTGAGGCTACTGTGGATGACACACAGATCATAACACTTCAGGTTGTTAATATGGAAGAGCAGCCTATAAACCTTGGTGAGCTTCAGCTGGTCCAAGTACCTGTTCCAGTGACTGTACCTGTTGCCACCACGTCTGTGGAAGAACTGCAGGGAGCTTATGAAAATGAGGTTTCCAAAGGAGGCCTGCAGGAGGGGGAGCCCATGATCTGTCACACCCTCCCTTTACCAGAAGGCTTCCAAGTTGTGAAAGTGGGTGCAAACGGTGAGGTGGAGACACTGGAACAAGGTGAACTTCAGCCACAGGAAGATCCCAATTGGCAAAAAGATCCAGACTATCAGCCACCAgccaaaaaaacaaagaaaaacaaaaagagtaAACTTCGCTACACTGAGGAAGGCAAAGATGTGGATGTCTCTGTATATGACTTtgaagaggagcagcaggagggttTGTTGTCCGAGGTTAATGCAGAAAAGGTGGTGGGCAATATGAAGccaccaaaaccaacaaaaattaaaaagaaag GTGTAAAGAAGACATTCCAGTGCGAGCTGTGCAGTTACACTTGTCCGCGTCGTTCCAACCTGGACCGCCACATGAAGAGCCACACCGATGAAAGACCACACAAGTGCCATCTCTGTGGCAGGGCTTTCCGGACAGTCACATTGCTGAGGAACCACCTCAACACTCACACAG GTACTCGCCCTCACAAGTGCCCAGACTGCGACATGGCCTTTGTGACCAGTGGAGAGTTGGTTCGGCATCGCCGCTACAAACACACCCACGAGAAACCATTCAAATGTTCCATGTGTGACTATGCCAGTGTGGAG GTTAGCAAATTGAAACGCCACATCCGCTCGCACACCGGGGAGCGCCCGTTCCAGTGCAGCCTGTGCAGCTATGCCAGCAGAGACACCTACAAACTGAAGAGGCACATGAGGACCCACTCCG gagAGAAGCCATATGAATGTTACATCTGCCACGCTCGCTTCACTCAGAGCGGTACCATGAAGATGCACATTTTGCAGAAGCACACGGAGAATGTGGCCAAATTCCACTGTCCTCACTGTGATACTGTTATAGCAAGAAAGAGTGACCTGG GTGTCCACTTGCGGAAGCAGCATTCCTACATTGAGCAGGGCAAGAAGTGTCGCTACTGTGACGCTGTGTTCCATGAGAGGTATGCCCTCATCCAGCATCAAAAGTCCCACAAGAACGAGAAGCGCTTCAAGTGTGACCAGTGTGACTATGCCTGCAGACAG GAGCGGCACATGGTCATGCACAAACGGACCCATACTGGAGAAAAGCCTTATGCCTGTAGCCATTGTGATAAAACCTTCCGCCAGAAGCAGCTCCTCGACATGCACTTCAAGAGATACCACGATCCCAACTTTGTCCCTGCTGCCTTTGTCTGCTCCAAGTGTGGCAAAACATTCACTCGCAGG AACACAATGGCCAGACATGCTGATAACTGCTCTGGCCTAGATGGTGGGGAAGGAGAGAACGGAGGAGAGACAAAGAAAGGCAAACGTGGCCGGAAGAGAAAGATGCGTTCCAAGAAAGAAGATTCTTCTGATAGTG AGGAAAATGCTGAACCAGATTTGGATGATAATGAAGATGAGGAGGAGACAGCAGTAGAAATTGAGGCTGAACCAGAAGTTGAGCAAGAGGCTCCTGCACCACCTCCCAGtaagaaaagaagaggaagaccACCAGGCAAAACTGCTGCACAACCAAAACAATCCCAGC CTGCAGCAATCATTCAGGTTGAAGACCAGAACACTGGTGAAATTGAAAACATTATAGTTGAAGTGAAGAAAGAACCTGATGCAGAAacagcagaggaagaggaggaagctCAGCCTGCTGTAGTGGAAGCTCCCAATGGAGACCTCACCCCTGAGATGATTCTCAGCATGATGGACCGGTGA